A genomic window from Paucibacter sp. KCTC 42545 includes:
- a CDS encoding urease subunit gamma → MELTPREKDKLLIFTAALLAERRRARGLKLNYPEAVAFISAAVMEGARDGKTVAQLMSEGRNVLSRADVMDGVAEMIADIQVEATFPDGTKLVTVHQPIV, encoded by the coding sequence ATGGAATTGACCCCGCGTGAGAAAGACAAGCTGCTGATCTTCACGGCCGCCTTGCTGGCCGAGCGCCGCCGTGCGCGTGGCTTGAAGCTCAACTATCCCGAGGCGGTGGCCTTCATCAGCGCCGCGGTGATGGAAGGCGCGCGTGACGGCAAGACCGTGGCCCAGTTGATGAGCGAGGGCCGCAACGTCCTCAGCCGCGCCGATGTGATGGACGGCGTGGCCGAGATGATTGCCGACATTCAGGTCGAGGCCACCTTCCCCGACGGCACCAAGCTGGTCACCGTGCATCAACCGATTGTTTGA
- a CDS encoding HupE/UreJ family protein produces the protein MKRIFTLAFALLVLPMLASAHSGEPGHGHSLALLDGFLHPFSGADHLAAMLAVGLWSGLAMRRVWLAPLSFAALLLVGALSGWGGNLVEPMVAASVLVLGLLAAFRLQMPAAAAATLVGGFALFHGMAHGAELGAGQALLGMVLATALLHAAGLLIGLQLRRHSPVGSRLLGGGIALLGLGLGVGQVARMVAA, from the coding sequence ATGAAACGCATCTTCACCCTGGCCTTTGCGCTCCTCGTGCTGCCCATGCTGGCGAGCGCCCACAGCGGCGAGCCTGGACATGGCCACAGCCTTGCCTTGCTTGACGGATTCCTGCACCCCTTCAGTGGCGCCGATCACCTCGCTGCAATGCTGGCAGTGGGCTTATGGAGCGGCCTGGCCATGCGGCGCGTGTGGCTGGCGCCTTTGAGCTTCGCGGCCTTGCTGCTGGTGGGTGCGTTGAGTGGCTGGGGCGGCAATCTGGTGGAGCCCATGGTCGCGGCCTCTGTCTTGGTGCTGGGCTTGCTGGCTGCATTTAGGCTGCAAATGCCCGCTGCCGCAGCGGCCACGCTGGTCGGCGGCTTCGCGCTGTTCCATGGCATGGCTCACGGGGCTGAGCTGGGCGCCGGTCAGGCCTTGCTGGGCATGGTGCTGGCCACGGCCTTGTTGCATGCCGCCGGCTTGCTGATCGGTCTGCAGCTGCGTCGCCATTCCCCCGTGGGCTCGCGCCTGCTCGGTGGCGGCATTGCGCTCTTGGGCCTGGGCTTGGGTGTGGGCCAGGTGGCGCGCATGGTGGCCGCATGA
- a CDS encoding urease subunit beta: MIPGELFTPEGELALNPGRRSITLVVQNQGDRPIQVGSHYHFAETNAALGFDRAAARGMRLNIASGLAVRFEPGQQRTVELVELAGDRVVYGFRGLVQGSL, encoded by the coding sequence ATGATCCCCGGCGAACTCTTCACGCCTGAGGGCGAGTTGGCCCTCAACCCGGGCCGCCGCAGCATCACCCTGGTGGTGCAAAACCAGGGCGACCGGCCCATCCAGGTCGGATCGCATTACCACTTTGCCGAAACCAATGCGGCGCTGGGTTTTGACCGTGCAGCCGCGCGCGGCATGCGGCTGAACATCGCGTCGGGTTTGGCGGTGCGTTTCGAGCCGGGCCAGCAGCGCACGGTGGAATTGGTTGAATTGGCGGGCGATCGCGTGGTCTACGGCTTTCGCGGCCTGGTGCAAGGGAGTTTGTGA
- the ureC gene encoding urease subunit alpha, whose translation MATIGRRAYAEMYGPTVGDRLRLADTALIIEVEQDLTLRAGGYGEEVKFGGGKTIRDGMAQSQRTRDEGAVDTVLTNALILDHWGIIKADIGLKNSRIVAIGKAGNPDTQDGVDIIIGPGTEVIACEGMIVTAGAVDTHIHFICPQQIEEALSSGVTTMLGGGTGPATGTFATTCTPGAWHIERMLQAADAFPMNLGFLGKGNASLPAALHEQISAGAIGLKLHEDWGTTPAAIDNCLNVAEATDTQVAIHSDTLNESGFVEDTVAAFKGRTIHTFHTEGAGGGHAPDILKVVGEANVLPSSTNPTRPYTINTLDEHVDMLMVCHHLDPAIAEDLAFAESRIRRETIAAEDILHDLGAISMFSSDSQAMGRVGEVIIRCWQTAHKMKTQRGALPGDGPQNDNARVKRYVAKLAINPAIAHGISHEVGSIEVGKWADIVIWKPAFFGVKPSLILKGGMIAMAAMGDPSASIPTPQPVHYRPMFGAYGGALARGSLSFVSQAALAADVGRRYGLNKSLAAVRGIRGVGKRNMILNDYLPRMEVDPQTYAVRADGQLLTCEPATSLPMAQRYFLF comes from the coding sequence ATGGCAACCATTGGGCGACGCGCCTATGCCGAGATGTACGGCCCCACGGTCGGTGACCGCCTGCGCCTGGCCGACACGGCGCTGATCATCGAGGTGGAGCAAGACCTGACCCTGCGGGCCGGCGGCTACGGGGAAGAAGTGAAGTTCGGCGGCGGCAAGACCATACGCGACGGCATGGCGCAGTCGCAGCGCACGCGGGACGAAGGTGCGGTGGACACGGTGCTGACCAATGCCCTGATCCTCGACCACTGGGGCATCATCAAGGCCGATATCGGCCTGAAGAACAGCCGCATCGTCGCGATCGGCAAGGCTGGCAATCCAGACACGCAAGACGGGGTGGACATCATCATCGGCCCCGGCACCGAGGTGATTGCCTGCGAGGGCATGATCGTCACCGCCGGTGCGGTGGACACCCATATCCACTTCATCTGCCCGCAGCAGATTGAAGAAGCCTTGAGCAGCGGCGTCACCACCATGTTGGGCGGCGGCACGGGCCCGGCCACTGGCACTTTTGCCACCACCTGCACGCCGGGGGCCTGGCATATCGAGCGCATGCTGCAGGCGGCCGATGCCTTCCCGATGAATCTGGGCTTTCTCGGCAAGGGCAATGCCAGCCTGCCCGCCGCCCTGCATGAGCAGATCTCGGCCGGCGCCATCGGCCTCAAGCTGCATGAGGACTGGGGCACCACGCCGGCGGCCATCGACAACTGCCTGAACGTGGCCGAGGCCACCGACACCCAGGTGGCGATCCACAGCGACACCTTGAACGAAAGCGGCTTTGTCGAAGACACGGTGGCCGCCTTCAAGGGCCGCACCATCCACACCTTCCACACCGAAGGCGCGGGCGGCGGCCATGCGCCAGACATCTTGAAAGTGGTGGGCGAGGCCAATGTGCTGCCCAGCTCCACCAACCCGACCCGGCCTTACACCATCAACACCCTGGACGAGCATGTGGACATGCTGATGGTCTGCCACCACCTTGACCCCGCCATTGCCGAGGACCTGGCTTTTGCCGAAAGCCGCATCCGTCGCGAGACCATCGCCGCCGAAGACATCTTGCACGACCTCGGCGCCATCAGCATGTTCAGCTCCGACTCCCAAGCCATGGGCCGGGTGGGCGAGGTCATCATCCGCTGCTGGCAAACGGCGCACAAGATGAAGACCCAGCGCGGCGCCTTGCCCGGCGATGGCCCGCAAAACGATAACGCGCGAGTCAAGCGTTATGTGGCCAAGCTGGCCATCAACCCGGCGATAGCGCATGGCATCAGCCACGAGGTGGGCAGCATCGAGGTCGGCAAATGGGCCGACATCGTGATCTGGAAGCCGGCCTTCTTTGGTGTGAAGCCCTCGCTGATTCTCAAGGGCGGCATGATCGCCATGGCCGCCATGGGAGACCCCAGCGCCTCCATCCCCACGCCACAGCCGGTGCACTACCGGCCGATGTTTGGCGCCTACGGCGGCGCGCTGGCGCGCGGCAGCCTGAGCTTTGTTTCGCAAGCCGCGCTGGCGGCCGATGTGGGCCGGCGTTATGGCCTGAATAAATCGCTGGCCGCGGTGCGCGGCATCCGCGGCGTGGGCAAGCGCAACATGATCCTCAACGACTACCTGCCGCGCATGGAGGTGGACCCGCAAACCTATGCCGTGCGGGCCGACGGCCAGTTGCTGACTTGCGAGCCGGCGACTTCGCTGCCGATGGCGCAGCGCTATTTCTTGTTCTGA
- a CDS encoding GNAT family N-acetyltransferase, whose translation MTAALTPSLSTELSIRLDDLQDPRIAAFLEDHLADMRRTSPPESVHALDLAALRRPEIQFWTVWQGEELLGTGAIKLLGEQHAELKSMRTAPAARGRGVARALLQHILGQARAQGLARLSLETGSTPDFAPAHALYLSSGFVPCEPFGSYVLDPFSRYMTLAL comes from the coding sequence ATGACTGCCGCACTGACTCCCTCCTTGAGCACCGAACTGAGCATCCGCCTCGACGATTTGCAGGACCCGCGCATTGCCGCCTTCCTGGAAGATCACCTCGCCGATATGCGCCGCACTTCGCCGCCCGAAAGCGTGCATGCGCTGGATTTGGCGGCCCTGCGCCGGCCCGAGATCCAGTTCTGGACTGTCTGGCAAGGCGAGGAACTGCTGGGCACTGGGGCCATCAAGCTGTTGGGTGAGCAGCATGCCGAGCTGAAGTCCATGCGCACGGCGCCGGCGGCGCGTGGCCGTGGCGTGGCGCGCGCCCTGCTGCAACACATCCTCGGCCAAGCGCGCGCCCAAGGCCTCGCGCGCCTGAGCCTGGAAACCGGCAGCACTCCCGACTTCGCCCCCGCCCATGCGCTCTACCTGAGCAGCGGCTTTGTGCCTTGCGAGCCTTTTGGCAGCTATGTGCTCGACCCCTTCAGCCGCTACATGACCTTGGCGCTGTAG
- the ureE gene encoding urease accessory protein UreE, whose product MLQVSKILPQGQGLAPVLLKRAGTVELDWDTRQKSRFSAHDDAGRELGVFLPRGSLVRGGDVLVAEDGSLLRVIAKPQPLLRITPCSEHGSPFDLTRAAYHLGNRHVALALRPDHLMIEPDHVLADMLRAMHLTVTEVNEGFDPEAGAYAAETTGHGHGHSHAAPAPAAAHVHGPGCGHDHAHAHTPAAPKPVSIPVKIAVNAAAPAPHVHGPGCNHGHGHS is encoded by the coding sequence ATGCTGCAAGTTTCCAAAATCCTTCCTCAAGGCCAGGGCCTGGCTCCTGTTCTGCTCAAGCGCGCCGGCACGGTCGAGCTGGACTGGGACACGCGCCAGAAAAGCCGCTTCTCAGCGCACGACGATGCGGGCCGCGAATTGGGCGTGTTCCTGCCGCGCGGCAGCCTGGTGCGCGGCGGTGATGTGCTGGTGGCCGAAGATGGCTCGCTTTTGCGCGTCATCGCCAAGCCGCAGCCCTTGCTGCGCATCACGCCTTGCAGCGAGCATGGCTCGCCCTTTGACCTGACGCGCGCCGCTTATCACCTGGGCAACCGCCATGTGGCGCTGGCCCTGCGACCTGACCATTTGATGATCGAGCCCGACCATGTGTTGGCCGATATGTTGCGCGCCATGCATCTGACCGTCACCGAGGTCAACGAAGGTTTCGACCCCGAGGCCGGCGCTTATGCGGCAGAAACCACCGGGCACGGTCATGGCCACAGCCATGCGGCCCCCGCGCCAGCCGCAGCCCATGTGCACGGCCCCGGCTGCGGACATGACCATGCGCATGCACATACGCCCGCTGCGCCCAAGCCGGTGAGCATCCCCGTCAAGATCGCGGTGAATGCTGCAGCGCCGGCCCCGCATGTGCATGGCCCAGGCTGCAACCACGGACATGGGCACAGCTGA
- a CDS encoding urease accessory protein UreF has product MSVAAPSSAFLQLLWLASPALPVGGFSYSEGLEAAVDHGQVRDEASAAQWLSAQLGLSLARGDLALVAQAHSAWLAADVARLQRLNDWVLQTRESLEFRLQTEQMGRSLLAWLRNHDTATPAQLQHCTELGGTPSYPVVMALALAASGAPAQDGLLAYAFGWAENMVQAAIKSVPLGQSAGQRVLSRLAAEIPAAVAQAISLSDVERQVFSPMLAILSARHETQYSRLFRS; this is encoded by the coding sequence ATGTCAGTCGCCGCCCCCAGTAGCGCGTTTTTGCAATTGCTCTGGCTGGCCTCGCCGGCCTTGCCGGTGGGCGGCTTTTCTTACTCCGAGGGCCTGGAGGCCGCGGTGGACCATGGCCAGGTGCGCGACGAAGCCTCGGCCGCGCAGTGGCTGTCGGCCCAGCTGGGCCTGAGCCTGGCGCGTGGCGATCTGGCCCTGGTGGCGCAGGCGCACTCGGCCTGGCTTGCCGCTGACGTGGCGCGTTTGCAGCGCCTCAACGACTGGGTGCTGCAGACCCGCGAGAGCCTGGAGTTCCGCCTGCAAACCGAGCAAATGGGCCGCTCTCTGCTGGCTTGGCTGCGCAATCACGATACCGCCACGCCGGCCCAACTGCAGCATTGCACCGAGCTGGGAGGTACGCCCAGCTATCCGGTGGTGATGGCCTTGGCCCTGGCCGCGAGCGGCGCGCCCGCCCAAGACGGCTTGCTGGCCTATGCCTTCGGTTGGGCCGAGAACATGGTGCAGGCCGCCATCAAATCGGTGCCGCTGGGGCAGAGTGCCGGCCAGCGTGTGCTCAGCCGCCTGGCGGCCGAAATCCCGGCGGCGGTGGCCCAGGCCATCAGCCTGTCAGACGTCGAGCGACAAGTCTTTTCGCCCATGTTGGCCATTCTCTCGGCCCGGCATGAAACCCAGTACTCCCGCCTGTTTCGATCCTGA
- the ureG gene encoding urease accessory protein UreG — translation MSLSSTTPLHHIPNRRKKLPPLRVGIGGPVGSGKTTLLEMLCKAMRERWDLVAITNDIYTKEDQRILTVSGALPAERIMGVETGGCPHTAIREDASINLEAIDRMLAQFPDADVVFIESGGDNLAATFSPELSDLTIYVIDVAAGEKIPRKGGPGITKSDLFVINKTDLAPHVGANLDVMAADTLRMRGADKPFVMTNLKTLSGLDQVVSFIETKGMLLSALAD, via the coding sequence ATGAGCCTCTCCAGCACCACGCCTCTGCACCACATCCCGAATCGCCGCAAGAAGCTGCCGCCGCTGCGCGTTGGCATCGGCGGCCCGGTCGGCTCCGGCAAGACCACCTTGCTGGAAATGCTGTGCAAGGCCATGCGCGAGCGCTGGGATTTGGTGGCCATCACCAATGACATCTACACCAAGGAAGATCAGCGCATCCTGACAGTTAGCGGCGCGCTGCCTGCCGAACGCATCATGGGCGTGGAAACCGGTGGCTGCCCGCACACCGCCATCCGTGAAGATGCCTCCATCAACCTGGAAGCCATCGACCGCATGCTGGCCCAGTTCCCCGACGCCGATGTGGTGTTCATTGAATCCGGCGGTGACAACCTGGCCGCCACCTTCAGCCCCGAGCTGAGTGATCTGACCATCTACGTCATCGACGTCGCGGCCGGCGAGAAGATTCCCCGCAAGGGCGGCCCCGGCATCACCAAGAGCGATCTGTTTGTGATCAACAAGACAGATTTGGCACCCCATGTCGGCGCGAACCTCGACGTGATGGCCGCTGACACCTTGCGCATGCGCGGGGCGGACAAGCCTTTCGTGATGACCAATCTGAAGACCCTGAGCGGCTTGGATCAGGTGGTGAGCTTCATCGAGACCAAGGGCATGTTGCTGTCTGCCCTGGCTGATTGA
- a CDS encoding bifunctional diguanylate cyclase/phosphodiesterase, translated as MSGSRNALHSASPAQADYASKRRQLFAGVGAIIALACIMALAALFYLKRDAEQQAQSSTQHLARSLVQTFDGMIDMLDLALQDTVDELARQHSQPQVDAQLVNRYLIKVKNRLPNVSFLRVTDAQGQVIYGLEPSAAPANMADREFFKQLRDAATPDVGLAVANPVLSKVSKRWVWTFARRINGPDGRFDGTVYASIYIDDIEHLLSHIQLGRGGSIALRDRDLGLIARQTFELSNPIPIGSRVLSNNFRLALAGHPDEGAYVADASSLDSVSRRHSYHRSLKYGFLVNVGTSTDAMAQAWLPNALGVGLLVGMFALALAVLARQIDHSWRTQDRLILQLRAHTEQLAQQHQELAGKEEQQRQLLTSLHTGIVVHATNTRILFCNPAAATILGLSQAQMLGKDAIDPSWCFVDCEGQALAPEAYPVSLVLASGQAFVDMVMGVRVPGESELRWVMISAFAERDDADQVQHVVVNFHDITEMKNAESRVWSEANFDALTKLPNRRLFQDRIGQAIKQSHRDHNRFALLFIDLDHFKEINDTMGHDVGDQLLIEAAQRIRATVRDYDTVARLGGDEFTVILTELHETEAVAQVAEKIINRVSEPYLLRDIESYVSASIGIALYPDDGSTQIELTKNADQAMYAAKSSGRQCFRFFTKPMQEAAMLRMHMATDLRRALGSGQIELHYQPIVDLATGHIRKAEALLRWRHPDKGLISPADFIPVAEETGIIHELGDWVFHQAVLQVKQWTRKYDPAFQISINKSPVQFSSERPDHRDWIDLLSEHGVPGHSITIEITEGVLMGNDARVAKSLLQFRDAGVAVAIDDFGTGYSSLSYLKKFDIDFLKIDQSFTHNLREDSTEFALCEAIVVMAHKLGIKVIAEGVETEAQAQLLSRMGCDFGQGYLFSPALAAADFERLLQAGPAGRASQAGERAIN; from the coding sequence ATGTCAGGTTCCCGGAACGCTCTCCACTCCGCCAGCCCTGCGCAAGCCGATTACGCGAGCAAGCGCAGGCAACTCTTTGCGGGTGTCGGCGCCATCATCGCCCTGGCCTGCATCATGGCCTTGGCCGCCCTGTTCTACCTGAAACGCGATGCCGAGCAGCAGGCGCAAAGCTCGACGCAACATCTGGCCCGCTCACTGGTCCAGACCTTCGACGGCATGATCGATATGCTCGACCTGGCGCTGCAGGACACAGTGGACGAATTGGCGCGCCAGCACAGCCAGCCGCAGGTCGATGCGCAGCTCGTCAATCGCTACCTGATCAAGGTCAAAAATCGCCTGCCCAATGTGTCCTTTTTGCGGGTCACCGATGCGCAGGGACAGGTGATCTACGGCCTGGAGCCCTCCGCGGCGCCGGCCAATATGGCTGACCGGGAATTCTTCAAGCAGCTGCGCGACGCGGCCACGCCCGATGTCGGGCTGGCGGTGGCCAATCCGGTGCTTTCCAAAGTCAGCAAGCGCTGGGTCTGGACCTTCGCACGCCGCATCAACGGGCCAGACGGCCGCTTCGACGGCACCGTCTACGCTTCCATTTACATCGATGACATCGAGCACCTGCTCAGCCATATTCAACTCGGGCGCGGGGGCTCCATCGCCCTGCGCGACCGCGACCTCGGGCTGATCGCGCGGCAAACCTTCGAGCTGAGCAATCCGATCCCGATTGGCAGCCGGGTGCTGTCCAATAACTTTCGCCTGGCCTTGGCGGGGCATCCGGACGAAGGCGCTTATGTCGCCGACGCCAGCAGCCTCGATTCGGTCAGCCGACGCCACAGCTACCACCGCAGCCTGAAGTACGGTTTTTTGGTCAATGTCGGCACCTCCACCGATGCCATGGCCCAGGCCTGGTTGCCCAATGCGCTGGGCGTGGGCCTGCTGGTCGGCATGTTCGCCCTGGCCTTGGCTGTCTTGGCACGCCAGATCGACCATTCGTGGCGAACGCAGGATCGCTTGATCCTGCAGCTGCGCGCCCACACCGAGCAACTGGCACAGCAGCACCAGGAACTTGCCGGCAAAGAAGAACAGCAGCGCCAGTTGTTGACCAGCTTGCACACCGGCATCGTGGTGCACGCCACGAACACCCGCATCCTGTTTTGCAACCCCGCCGCAGCCACCATCCTCGGGCTCAGCCAAGCCCAGATGCTGGGCAAAGATGCCATCGATCCCAGCTGGTGTTTTGTTGACTGTGAGGGCCAAGCCCTGGCGCCCGAGGCCTATCCCGTGAGCCTGGTATTGGCCAGCGGTCAGGCCTTCGTCGACATGGTCATGGGCGTGCGGGTGCCGGGTGAGAGCGAGCTGCGCTGGGTCATGATCAGTGCCTTTGCCGAGCGGGACGACGCCGATCAAGTCCAGCATGTGGTGGTGAATTTCCATGACATCACCGAGATGAAGAATGCTGAGTCGCGGGTCTGGAGCGAGGCCAACTTCGACGCGCTGACCAAGCTGCCCAACCGCCGCCTGTTCCAGGACCGGATCGGCCAAGCCATCAAGCAATCGCACCGCGACCACAACCGCTTCGCCCTGCTCTTCATCGACCTTGATCACTTCAAGGAGATCAACGACACCATGGGTCACGACGTCGGCGACCAATTGCTGATCGAGGCCGCCCAGCGCATCCGCGCCACCGTGCGTGACTACGATACCGTCGCCCGCCTGGGCGGCGATGAGTTCACCGTCATCCTGACCGAGCTGCACGAAACCGAGGCGGTCGCCCAGGTGGCCGAGAAGATCATCAATCGGGTGTCAGAACCCTATTTGCTGCGCGACATTGAGTCCTATGTCTCCGCCAGCATCGGCATCGCGCTCTACCCCGACGACGGCAGCACGCAGATCGAGCTGACCAAGAACGCCGACCAAGCCATGTATGCGGCCAAGAGCAGCGGCCGGCAATGCTTCCGCTTCTTCACCAAGCCGATGCAAGAGGCCGCCATGCTGCGCATGCACATGGCCACCGATCTACGCCGCGCCCTGGGCAGCGGGCAGATCGAACTGCATTACCAACCCATTGTTGACCTCGCCACCGGCCATATCCGCAAGGCCGAGGCCCTGCTGCGCTGGCGCCACCCGGACAAAGGGCTGATCTCGCCGGCCGACTTCATTCCGGTGGCCGAAGAGACCGGCATCATCCACGAGCTGGGTGACTGGGTCTTCCATCAAGCCGTGCTGCAGGTGAAGCAATGGACCCGCAAATACGATCCCGCCTTCCAGATCAGCATCAACAAATCACCCGTGCAGTTCAGCAGCGAGCGCCCCGACCACCGCGACTGGATCGACCTGCTGAGCGAGCACGGCGTGCCGGGCCACAGCATCACCATCGAGATCACCGAGGGCGTGCTGATGGGCAATGACGCCCGTGTGGCCAAGAGCCTGCTGCAGTTCCGCGATGCCGGCGTTGCCGTGGCCATCGACGACTTCGGCACCGGTTACTCCTCGCTGTCCTACCTGAAGAAGTTCGACATCGATTTCCTCAAGATCGACCAGTCCTTCACCCACAATCTGCGCGAGGACTCCACCGAATTCGCCCTGTGCGAGGCGATTGTGGTGATGGCCCACAAGCTGGGCATCAAGGTGATTGCCGAGGGCGTGGAAACCGAGGCGCAAGCCCAGTTGCTCAGCCGCATGGGCTGCGACTTCGGGCAGGGCTATTTGTTCTCGCCCGCACTTGCAGCGGCGGACTTTGAGCGCCTGCTGCAAGCCGGACCTGCAGGTAGAGCCAGCCAAGCTGGCGAGCGCGCGATCAATTGA
- a CDS encoding TfoX/Sxy family DNA transformation protein, with amino-acid sequence MRGLGPKSRAQLAELGIHDLAQLRQQDAYALYARLKAQWPAANLNLLYALMGAQEDRDWRDIARQRRSEVLLRLDDMGLAPK; translated from the coding sequence ATGCGCGGGCTCGGGCCCAAGAGTCGCGCTCAACTGGCCGAGTTGGGCATTCATGACCTGGCCCAGTTGCGCCAGCAAGATGCCTACGCGCTCTATGCCCGCCTCAAGGCGCAGTGGCCGGCCGCCAACCTCAATCTGCTTTACGCCCTGATGGGTGCGCAGGAAGACCGCGACTGGCGCGACATCGCCCGGCAGCGCCGCAGCGAAGTCCTGCTGCGCCTGGACGATATGGGCCTGGCACCCAAATGA
- a CDS encoding VOC family protein: MQFAYTIVYVADVAASLAFFEQAFGLKRRFLHESGAYGELDTGATALAFVDHETARDSVGCDYVVAASSAAPLGIEIGFACADVAAAFERAVAAGATALKAPLTKPWGQTVAYVRCPDGTLVELCTPMG, encoded by the coding sequence ATGCAATTCGCCTACACCATTGTTTATGTGGCCGATGTGGCCGCCTCCCTGGCCTTCTTTGAGCAAGCCTTTGGACTCAAACGCCGCTTTCTGCATGAGTCGGGCGCCTACGGCGAACTCGATACCGGCGCCACTGCCCTGGCCTTTGTGGATCATGAAACCGCCCGCGACAGCGTGGGTTGCGACTATGTGGTGGCGGCCAGCAGCGCCGCGCCGCTGGGGATTGAGATTGGCTTCGCCTGCGCCGATGTGGCCGCTGCCTTCGAGCGCGCCGTGGCCGCAGGCGCCACCGCGCTCAAAGCACCGCTGACCAAACCCTGGGGCCAGACGGTCGCCTATGTGCGCTGCCCCGACGGCACCCTGGTGGAACTGTGCACGCCGATGGGCTGA
- a CDS encoding TMEM165/GDT1 family protein, which translates to MEAFLVSTGVVALAEIGDKTQLLAFLLAARFRKPLPICLGIFIATVVNHAGAGALGAWITSQVSPMTMRWVLGLGFIAMAVWTLIPDKIDEEVEGGGKLKLGVLGTTIVAFFMAEMGDKTQIATVALAAQFNAFVAVVAGTTLGMMIANVPAVFLGDRMAGKIPVRLVHGIAALIFAALGVATLAGVGQSLGF; encoded by the coding sequence ATGGAAGCCTTCCTCGTCTCTACCGGTGTCGTCGCCCTGGCCGAAATCGGTGACAAAACCCAGTTGCTCGCCTTTTTGCTGGCCGCACGTTTCCGCAAACCTCTGCCGATCTGCCTGGGCATCTTCATTGCCACCGTGGTCAACCATGCCGGCGCCGGTGCGCTCGGCGCCTGGATCACCTCCCAGGTCAGCCCCATGACCATGCGCTGGGTCTTGGGTCTAGGCTTCATCGCCATGGCGGTGTGGACGCTGATCCCGGACAAGATCGATGAAGAAGTGGAAGGTGGCGGCAAGCTCAAGCTGGGCGTGCTGGGCACCACCATCGTGGCCTTTTTCATGGCCGAGATGGGCGACAAGACGCAGATCGCCACCGTCGCCCTGGCGGCCCAGTTCAACGCCTTTGTGGCGGTGGTGGCGGGCACGACGCTGGGCATGATGATTGCGAATGTGCCGGCCGTCTTCTTGGGCGACCGCATGGCCGGCAAGATCCCCGTGCGCCTGGTCCATGGCATTGCAGCGCTGATCTTCGCCGCCTTGGGCGTGGCGACTTTGGCGGGCGTGGGCCAGAGCTTGGGCTTCTGA